One window of the Rosa rugosa chromosome 3, drRosRugo1.1, whole genome shotgun sequence genome contains the following:
- the LOC133737346 gene encoding uncharacterized protein LOC133737346, with amino-acid sequence MMKAFLEKFFPASRVITMRKKITGIQQAEDESYPAYYEMFKSLLAQCPQHKFKDESLLQYFYEGLLPLERQMLDAASGGTFVDKTLAQGKTLIANRAANAQQYEAIRTTTRQVKEVTMNTDLNARLDKLTSLMSQVLTPKVQGVAQVCGVCSTQGHVTDQCPQLIENCGWKSVNYLGFQNQNQGQARPRNDLFSNTYNLGWGDHPNFRWRDNDNVANQNTYNRGPQGGFYQRPQAPPQAQGTSPNYDKIIETLNSSTQALIQGQQNHGKDIADLKKQMGQVVEFMTKFHEQGKLPSNTIPNPKGGFEGTNT; translated from the coding sequence ATGATGAAGGCATTCCTTGAGAAATTTTTCCCTGCTTCAAGAGTTATTACTATGAGAAAGAAGATCACTGGAATTCAACAGGCTGAAGATGAGTCATATCCTGCATACTACGAAATGTTCAAATCCCTTTTGGCGCAATGTCCCCAACACAAGTTCAAGGATGAAAGCCTCTTGCAATATTTTTATGAGGGTTTGCTCCCTCTTGAGCGCCAAATGTTAGATGCTGCAAGTGGAGGTACTTTTGTGGACAAGACTCTAGCTCAAGGAAAGACGTTGATTGCTAATAGGGCTGCCAATGCTCAACAATATGAGGCCATTAGGACTACAACTCGTCAAGTGAAGGAAGTGACTATGAACACGGATTTGAATGCTAGATTGGATAAACTTACTTCTCTTATGTCACAAGTATTAACGCCAAAAGTTCAGGGAGTTGCTCAAgtttgtggggtatgctctactCAAGGGCACGTGACTGATCAATGTCCCCAATTGATAGAGAATTGTGGATGGAAAAGTGTGAACTACCTAGGGTTTCAGAACCAGAATCAAGGGCAAGCTCGTCCAAGGAATGACCTTTTCTCCAACACCTACAACCTAGGTTGGGGGGATCACCCTAACTTTAGGTGGAGGGATAATGATAATGTGGCTAATCAGAACACCTACAACAGAGGACCTCAGGGAGGATTTTATCAGAGACCTCAAGCTCCTCCTCAAGCTCAAGGAACTTCCCCTAATTATGACAAGATTATTGAGACACTTAATTCCTCAACTCAagctttgattcaaggccaacaGAACCATGGAAAGGATATAGCGGATTTGAAGAAGCAAATGGGGCAAGTGGTGGAATTTATGACCAAGTTCCATGAACAAGGGAAGCTTCcaagcaacacaattccaaatccAAAAGGAGGCTTTGAAGGCACCAACACTTAA
- the LOC133737347 gene encoding zinc finger BED domain-containing protein RICESLEEPER 3-like: MGTQSGNLSQTSSSSPSISSGIHMTGTAALDHSPLGQPPPLGQTVPPLGQTSGSAAESDPTNSQSQGAATAGQKRKDPANKSPLWAHFTRCKFPNSDLIDSCWCTCNSCNERVLCDTKKNGTSSMWAHTRKCATHPLHAEPDPKQAKLNRDNVSGGASYHKYNKKRCDDRCIDMIIKDELPFRHVEKEGFKAFCKELEPQWPGMDRKQAAKGVLDKYNFEKAVLLSQLKENETRISITTDTWTSIQNINYLVLTAHFMDSDWKLHKRIINFCTITSHKGEEIGRVVEQCLRQWEITKVFTITVDNASANDLAVAYMKRRLTSYKTLMFEGEFLHLRCACHIINLIVKDGLKELQDGIAAIWNCAKYVRSSSSRLDKFREFAVLEQCRANANVPLDVITRWNSTYLMLEAALKYEAVFGRMGEEDCNFKAYFDERDRNGKPRVGPPSSEDWRNAEAFCLFLKKFYEATVKLSAWKKITANILFVEMVTLQTEIDKAIIAEDPILKRVATSMKTKFNKYWGSFESVNKIIMIANVLDPRYKLQWAKVAMQKVNASYETIHSIQGDLKKILLKMYDEYKANEGSNEAEPYMGEDLGFEGDDLENLDEVSKQIARERMAEQS; encoded by the coding sequence ATGGGTActcaaagtggtaatttgagtcagACTAGTAGCTCAAGCCCTTCGATTAGTTCTGGCATACATATGACGGGTACTGCAGCTTTGGATCATTCCCCTTTAGGACAACCACCACCTTTAGGACAAACAGTCCCACCTTTAGGACAAACTTCAGGTTCAGCTGCTGAATCTGATCCTACCAACTCCCAATCCCAGGGAGCAGCTACTGCtgggcagaaaagaaaagatccTGCAAACAAAAGCCCTCTTTGGGCACATTTTACTAGATGTAAATTCCCGAACTCAGACCTAATAGATAGTTGTTGGTGTACTTGCAATTCTTGCAATGAGAGAGTGTTATGTGATACTAAAAAGAATGGCACAAGCTCGATGTGGGCACATACTAGGAAATGTGCTACTCATCCATTACATGCAGAACCTGATCCTAAGCAGGCTAAGTTGAATAGAGATAATGTGAGTGGAGGAGCCTCATACCATAAGTATAACAAAAAGAGGTGTGATGATAGGTGTATCGATATGATTATCAAGGATGAGCTCCCTTTTAGGCACGTGGAGAAGGAGGGATTCAAAGCTTTCTGCAAAGAGTTAGAACCTCAATGGCCTGGAATGGACAGAAAGCAGGCTGCCAAGGGTGTGCTAGATAAGTACAATTTTGAGAAGGCTGTTTTGTTGAGTCAATTGAAGGAAAATGAAACTCGGATCTCAATTACTACCGACACCTGGACATCGATCCAGAATATAAACTACCTGGTACTAACAGCCCACTTCATGGATAGTGACTGGAAATTGCACAAAAGGATCATCAACTTTTGTACAATTACTAGTCACAAAGGAGAGGAGATTGGAAGGGTAGTAGAGCAGTGTTTGAGGCAATGGGAGATCACCAAAGTGTTTACAATCACAGTAGACAATGCTAGTGCTAATGACTTAGCTGTGGCATACATGAAGAGAAGGTTGACCAGTTACAAGACTTTGATGTTTGAGGGAGAGTTTTTACATTTAAGATGTGCATGCCACATTATAAATTTGATAGTTAAGGATGGTCTGAAGGAGTTACAAGATGGGATTGCTGCTATATGGAACTGTGCCAAGTATGTTAGGAGTTCATCAAGTCGTCTTGACAAGTTCAGGGAGTTTGCTGTTCTGGAACAGTGCAGGGCAAATGCCAATGTTCCATTAGATGTAATCACAAGATGGAACAGCACATACCTCATGCTTGAAGCTGCACTTAAGTATGAAGCTGTGTTTGGCAGAATGGGTGAAGAAGACTGCAATTTTAAAGCTTATTTCGACGAAAGGGACAGAAATGGCAAACCCAGGGTTGGACCACCATCTAGTGAGGATTGGAGGAATGCAGAagcattttgtttgtttttgaagaAGTTTTATGAAGCTACTGTGAAGCTGAGCGCTTGGAAGAAGATCACTGCAAATATATTGTTTGTTGAAATGGTTACATTGCAAACTGAGATTGACAAGGCTATCATTGCAGAAGACCCTATTTTGAAGAGGGTTGCCACTTCAATGAAGACCAAGTTCAACAAATATTGGGGAAGCTTCGAATCGGTGAACAAGATAATCATGATAGCTAATGTTCTTGACCCAAGATACAAGCTGCAGTGGGCTAAAGTAGCAATGCAAAAAGTCAATGCAAGCTACGAGACAATTCATTCAATACAAGGGGACTTAAAGAAAATTTTGCTGAAGATGTATGATGAATACAAGGCCAATGAAGGCAGCAACGAAGCTGAACCGTACATGGGAGAAGATCTAGGATTCGAAGGGGATGACTTGGAGAATCTTGATGAAGTCAGCAAGCAAATAGCAAGAGAGAGGATGGCAGAGCAGTCATAA
- the LOC133736980 gene encoding probable carboxylesterase 18 encodes MTTSSQSQQPTASSWGLLPWRTRISLSLLSKLTDAARRQNGTINRRLMSLLDLRSSATPSAPYKGVTTSDVTVDQTRNLWFRLFVPSTTSSPPASLPVVVFFHGGGFSFLSPDSYAYDAVCRKFARQIPAVVVSVNYRLSPEHGYPCQYDDGLDVLKFLDQNPDSLPDLADRSRCFLAGDSAGANIAHHVAVRACLEPFRFVKPVGLISIQPFFGGEERTESEIRLEGAPLVSVTRTDWLWKAFLPAGSSRDHEAANVGGPNAVDITGLEYPATIVFVGGLDPLQDWQRRYCEWLRKSGKEAKLIEYPSMVHAFYVFPELPESNQLFSQVKDFVASIG; translated from the coding sequence ATGACGACGTCGTCTCAGTCCCAACAACCCACTGCCTCCTCCTGGGGTTTGCTCCCTTGGAGGACCCGGATCTCGTTATCGCTTCTGTCAAAGTTAACGGACGCCGCTCGCCGACAAAACGGCACCATCAACCGCCGTCTCATGAGCCTCCTCGACTTACGCTCCTCCGCCACTCCCTCCGCTCCCTACAAAGGCGTCACCACCTCCGACGTCACCGTCGACCAAACCCGCAACCTCTGGTTCCGCCTCTTCGTCCCCTCTACGACGTCGTCTCCCCCCGCCTCTTTACCCGTCGTCGTTTTCTTCCACGGCGGCGGCTTCAGCTTCCTCAGCCCCGACTCCTACGCCTACGACGCCGTCTGCCGCAAATTCGCCCGCCAAATCCCCGCCGTCGTAGTCTCCGTCAACTACCGCCTCTCCCCGGAGCACGGCTACCCCTGCCAGTACGACGACGGCCTCGACGTCCTCAAATTCCTCGACCAAAACCCCGACTCCCTCCCCGACCTCGCCGACCGCTCCCGCTGCTTCCTCGCCGGAGACAGCGCCGGCGCGAACATtgcgcaccacgtggcggtgagAGCCTGCCTCGAGCCGTTTCGGTTCGTGAAACCAGTGGGGCTGATATCGATCCAACCGTTCTTCGGCGGCGAGGAACGGACCGAGTCCGAGATCCGACTGGAGGGCGCGCCGCTGGTGTCGGTGACCCGAACCGATTGGCTGTGGAAGGCGTTCTTGCCAGCCGGGTCGAGCCGGGACCACGAGGCGGCGAACGTGGGCGGGCCGAACGCGGTGGACATTACGGGTCTGGAGTACCCGGCTACGATTGTGTTCGTTGGGGGCTTGGATCCGCTGCAGGACTGGCAGAGGAGGTACTGTGAGTGGTTGAGGAAATCGGGGAAGGAGGCGAAGCTGATCGAGTATCCGAGTATGGTTCACGCCTTCTATGTTTTTCCGGAGTTGCCGGAATCCAACCAGCTCTTTTCGCAAGTCAAGGATTTCGTCGCTTCTATTGGTTGA